Proteins encoded in a region of the Kwoniella shivajii chromosome 3, complete sequence genome:
- a CDS encoding phosphoserine transaminase — protein MPTREQVHNFAAGPSPLPTTVLEEAALGLLNYEETGMGICELSHRGKEFKAVIEGAEADLRALLSIPENYTILFTQGGGTGQFSAVLLNLLSAHRLANPVPAEEFKPPVVDYVVTGSWSSKAYSEAQRLSLPPFPSCPSFSEPRIAASTKSTNWTRLPSKEEYNFNKDAAYIYYCENETINGIEFPPKPEDDSAFPFDLVPEGVNLVADYSSSFISRPIPNIEKHAVIYAGAQKNLGPSGVTVLIIRNDLLVDTTQASKLGCVPPVPITYEWKILADNGSLYNTPPTFPIYVSALVLKHLISEKGGLQGLEKTNKAKAELLYQTLDDAESKGKVKLVVREKSARSWMNVTFTIEGEGQEKKFLEGAEKRGFRQLKGHRSVGGIRASIYNAVTLDSINLLCEYIKEFCGK, from the exons ATGCCTACAAGAGAACAAGTTCACAACTTCGCCGCTGGCCCTTCTCCTTTACCCACTACAGTGCTGGAGGAAGCTGCTTTGGGTTTATTGAATTATGAAGAGACCGGAATGGGTATTTGTGAATTGTCGCACAGAGGAAAAGAATTCAAAGCTGTCATCGAAGGTGCTGAGG CCGATCTTCGAGCACTTCTGTCAATCCCAGAAAACTATACGATCCTGTTCACTCAAGGAGGAGGTACAGGACAGTTCTCCGCTGTGTTATTGAATTTACTTTCTGCTCATCGATTGGCGAATCCTGTTCCAGCAGAAGAATTCAAACCACCTGTAGTAGATTACGTTGTCACTGGATCTTGGTCATCTAAAGCATATTCTGAAGCTCAAAGATtatcattaccaccttttccaTCTTGTCCATCATTTTCTGAACCTAGAATAGCAGCTTCAACCAAATCGACTAATTGGACACGATTACCCTCAAAAGAAGAATACAATTTCAACAAAGATGCTGCGTACATCTATTATTGTGAAAACGAGACTATAAATGGAATTGAGTTCCCACCTAaaccagaagatgatagtgcATTCCCATTCGATTTGGTCCCTGAAGGTGTTAACTTAGTAGCTGATTATTCATCAAGTTTCATCTCAAGACCAATACCAAATATCGAAAAACATGCTGTCATTTATGCTGGAGCTCAAAAGAATCTAGGCCCTTCAGGTGTTACTGTTTTAATTATCAGAAATGATTTATTGGTAGACACAACTCAAGCATCAAAATTAGGTTGTGTACCACCTGTACCAATCACTTATGAATGGAAAATATTAGCTGATAACGGTTCATTGTATAATACACCACCAACTTTCCCAATTTACGTCTCTGCACTGGTACTCAAGCATCTTATATCtgaaaaaggtggtttgCAAGGTTTGGAAAAGACAAATAAAGCAAAAGCGGAATTGCTTTATCAAACGTTAGATGATGCtgaatcaaaaggaaaagtgaaaTTAGTGGTTAGGGAGAAAAGCGCCAGGAGTTGGATGAATGTTACATTCACTATTGAGGGTGAAggtcaagagaagaagttCTTGGAAGGCGCAGAGAAGAGAGGTTTCAGGCAATTAAAGGGACATAGAAGTGTTGGAG GTATTAGAGCATCGATTTATAACGCTGTTACTCTGGATTCAATAAATCTACTCTGTGAATACATCAAAGAGTTCTGCGGTAAATAA